From a single Coriobacteriaceae bacterium genomic region:
- a CDS encoding glutamine synthetase III → MADLTDRFGTMVFSEEVMKDYLPKDIWKRLAATLEGGEPLDLDVANAVAHAMKVWAISKGATHYAHWFQPLSGITSEKHDSFLEPNHDGTAITKFTGKNLIQGEPDASSFPNGGLRATFEARGYTAWDPTSPAFIKDDVLCIPTAFCSYTGEALDKKTPLLRSMTALSRESKRVLALFGKTPKKVVPSVGDEQEYFLIKKDAYRKRKDLVITGRTLFGAAPCKGQELEEHYFGAIRPTVSAYMKDLDDELWALGIPAKTKHNEVAPCQHELAPVYGEVNEAIDQNLVMMEKMKLIASRHDLVCLLHEKPFEGINGSGKHNNWSLGTESENLLDPGDTPLDNLQFIVFLTAVIEAVDNYQELLRASVASAGNDHRLGANEAPPAIMSIFLGDQLTEVVEKIIDGKASVHATRGVLDLGADTLPKLMQDNTDRNRTSPFAFTGNKFEFRACGSEQNVSDSNLVLDAAVAKSLKSFADALEGTPEDKFQDAALEYCKKVLTDHQRILFSGDGYSDEWPIEAEKRGLANNKTTADALPAFVSDKAIALFEETGVLTKAEAQCRYDCKLEKYNKLMNIEATTMVREARRTYRPVITAYATKVAKGLETIRAAGAEAAMQCEQNTLNKLCNGITTINDSIKALDAVHQKAEGLDGQEQANVYAHEVVPAMDALRAAVDAMEEIVAADYWPVPTYDDILFYV, encoded by the coding sequence ATGGCCGATCTTACTGACCGCTTCGGGACCATGGTGTTCTCTGAGGAAGTCATGAAGGACTACCTCCCCAAGGACATTTGGAAGCGCCTTGCTGCAACCCTCGAGGGCGGTGAGCCGCTCGACCTGGATGTGGCCAACGCCGTTGCCCATGCCATGAAGGTCTGGGCCATCTCCAAGGGCGCGACGCACTATGCGCACTGGTTCCAGCCGCTTTCGGGCATTACTTCCGAGAAGCACGACAGCTTCCTGGAGCCCAACCACGACGGCACCGCCATTACCAAGTTTACGGGCAAGAACCTCATCCAGGGCGAGCCCGATGCCTCGAGCTTCCCCAACGGCGGCCTGCGTGCTACCTTCGAGGCCCGTGGCTACACCGCTTGGGACCCCACTAGCCCCGCCTTTATCAAGGACGATGTCCTGTGCATCCCCACGGCTTTCTGCTCCTACACGGGCGAGGCCCTGGACAAGAAGACCCCGCTGCTGCGTTCCATGACCGCGCTCTCGCGTGAGTCTAAGCGCGTTTTGGCGCTGTTCGGTAAAACCCCCAAGAAGGTCGTTCCTTCCGTGGGCGACGAGCAGGAGTACTTCCTGATCAAGAAGGACGCTTACCGCAAGCGCAAGGACCTGGTCATCACCGGCCGCACCCTCTTTGGCGCTGCTCCATGCAAGGGCCAGGAGCTCGAGGAGCACTACTTTGGCGCTATCCGCCCCACCGTCTCGGCCTATATGAAGGATCTGGACGATGAACTGTGGGCGCTCGGCATTCCCGCCAAGACCAAGCACAACGAGGTTGCTCCCTGCCAGCATGAGCTCGCCCCCGTCTATGGCGAAGTCAACGAGGCCATCGACCAGAATCTGGTCATGATGGAGAAAATGAAGCTCATCGCCTCCCGCCACGACTTGGTCTGCCTGCTGCACGAGAAGCCCTTCGAGGGCATCAACGGTTCGGGCAAGCACAACAACTGGTCGCTTGGCACCGAGTCCGAGAACCTGCTCGACCCGGGCGACACCCCGCTCGACAACCTGCAGTTCATCGTCTTCCTCACCGCGGTGATCGAGGCCGTCGATAACTATCAGGAGCTCCTGCGTGCCTCCGTTGCCTCGGCCGGCAACGATCACCGTCTGGGCGCCAACGAGGCTCCTCCGGCGATTATGTCCATCTTCCTGGGCGACCAGCTTACCGAGGTCGTCGAGAAAATCATCGATGGCAAGGCTTCCGTCCATGCCACGCGCGGCGTGCTCGACCTGGGCGCCGATACCCTGCCCAAGCTGATGCAGGACAACACCGACCGCAACCGCACCTCCCCGTTTGCCTTCACCGGCAACAAGTTCGAGTTCCGTGCCTGCGGCTCCGAGCAGAACGTCTCCGACTCCAACCTGGTGCTCGATGCCGCCGTGGCCAAGTCGCTCAAGTCCTTCGCCGACGCGCTTGAGGGTACGCCCGAGGATAAGTTCCAGGACGCCGCGCTCGAGTACTGCAAGAAGGTGCTGACCGATCACCAGCGCATCCTGTTCTCCGGCGACGGTTACTCCGACGAGTGGCCCATCGAGGCCGAGAAGCGCGGCCTTGCCAACAACAAGACCACGGCCGACGCTCTGCCCGCCTTCGTTTCCGATAAGGCCATCGCGCTCTTTGAGGAGACAGGCGTCCTGACCAAGGCCGAGGCCCAGTGCCGCTATGACTGCAAGCTCGAGAAGTACAACAAGCTCATGAACATCGAGGCTACCACGATGGTTCGCGAGGCGCGTCGTACCTATCGTCCGGTCATTACCGCCTATGCCACCAAGGTCGCTAAGGGCCTTGAGACTATTCGTGCCGCCGGTGCTGAGGCCGCCATGCAGTGCGAGCAGAACACGCTCAACAAGCTCTGCAACGGCATCACCACCATCAACGACTCCATCAAGGCGCTCGACGCCGTGCATCAGAAGGCCGAGGGCCTCGATGGTCAGGAGCAGGCCAACGTGTACGCGCACGAGGTCGTTCCCGCTATGGATGCGCTGCGCGCCGCCGTGGATGCCATGGAGGAGATCGTGGCTGCCGACTACTGGCCGGTCCCGACCTACGACGACATCCTGTTCTACGTGTAG
- a CDS encoding helix-turn-helix domain-containing protein, with protein sequence MCTQEQLDRLAAIAQEGRFEELPNPLSAPEAAAIARCSKPTITRACKSGRLKAVNTGMRWKINRDSLLAYAALI encoded by the coding sequence ATGTGTACTCAGGAACAGCTAGACAGGTTGGCGGCTATCGCGCAGGAGGGGCGTTTTGAGGAACTGCCCAACCCGCTATCAGCGCCCGAGGCGGCGGCGATTGCCCGTTGCTCAAAGCCAACTATCACGAGGGCGTGCAAGTCGGGCAGGCTCAAAGCCGTTAATACGGGTATGCGCTGGAAGATCAACCGTGATTCGCTGCTTGCATACGCGGCGCTCATCTAG
- a CDS encoding site-specific integrase translates to MNGDTAMHYTSVRIRERKGRGLIAEASYKDEATGKWRKVSTGLEATGKRAAQKEAEAWLSEIEAEWQRKQQEASALTALGLDADAPLTVSAYVRRYLDGKRHEIEPSTFNGYTRYLDKQIAPTLGDMELSKLNPDTVRAWVEKLSEGYSAVTVRKSLTLLRSAMNEAINSDLLIKDPTRGVKAPKGTRPKPNALTVEGVRTVLAVLDALDLTPQLLGIKIALFTGMREAEICALRWSNVDIERGTLYVDEALGRDGAAYYLKDAKTTDSARYVTFGGALADDLRARRERVEADCRAAGVPFDERFFVLGDIRGGFLRPQYLGNKWRELAGAIEIKGTQGTRPTFHDLRHTFATIAIESGVDVKAVSAMLGHSNAAMTLNTYADATREGKRRAALAVENALTVGGGE, encoded by the coding sequence GTGAACGGAGATACCGCGATGCACTACACGAGCGTACGGATTAGGGAACGCAAGGGGCGCGGTCTGATTGCCGAGGCCTCATACAAGGACGAGGCAACGGGAAAATGGCGCAAGGTCTCAACTGGTTTGGAGGCCACGGGCAAGCGTGCGGCCCAGAAAGAGGCCGAGGCGTGGCTAAGTGAGATTGAGGCCGAGTGGCAGAGGAAACAGCAGGAGGCGAGCGCCCTTACCGCGCTCGGGCTGGATGCCGACGCGCCACTCACGGTGAGCGCCTACGTTCGCCGCTATCTGGACGGAAAGCGCCACGAGATAGAGCCGTCCACGTTCAACGGATATACGCGCTACCTCGATAAGCAGATAGCCCCGACACTGGGGGACATGGAGCTATCCAAGCTCAACCCCGACACGGTGAGGGCGTGGGTAGAGAAGCTGTCCGAGGGATACAGTGCCGTTACCGTTCGCAAGTCGCTCACCCTGCTCAGGTCTGCCATGAACGAGGCCATTAATTCCGATCTGCTCATCAAAGACCCTACGCGCGGCGTGAAAGCGCCCAAGGGGACGAGGCCCAAGCCGAACGCGCTCACGGTCGAGGGCGTGCGCACCGTCCTCGCGGTGCTCGACGCGCTCGACCTCACGCCCCAGCTGCTCGGTATCAAAATTGCCCTGTTCACTGGGATGCGAGAGGCGGAGATATGCGCCCTCAGATGGTCGAACGTGGACATTGAGCGCGGCACGCTCTACGTTGACGAGGCGTTGGGCAGGGACGGCGCGGCCTACTACCTCAAAGACGCAAAGACAACGGATAGTGCCCGATACGTCACGTTTGGCGGTGCCCTTGCCGACGATTTGAGGGCGAGGCGTGAGCGGGTGGAGGCCGATTGCCGCGCCGCTGGGGTTCCGTTCGATGAAAGGTTTTTCGTTCTCGGGGACATTCGCGGTGGGTTCCTCAGGCCCCAGTATCTGGGCAACAAGTGGCGCGAACTTGCAGGCGCTATCGAGATAAAGGGTACTCAAGGCACGCGCCCCACGTTCCACGACCTGCGCCATACGTTCGCCACTATCGCCATTGAGAGCGGCGTTGACGTAAAGGCCGTTTCTGCCATGCTCGGGCACTCAAACGCGGCTATGACGCTCAATACCTACGCCGACGCAACGCGCGAGGGCAAGCGCCGCGCCGCCCTAGCCGTTGAGAACGCGCTTACCGTAGGGGGCGGCGAGTGA
- a CDS encoding glycerol dehydrogenase, with the protein MALPLVYGGPGRYVQGPGELSRQGRYLSWLGCAAYVLFDQGTEDRLCRQIVDGFLDENLSEPFFKIYDGPCTEEAVVKMAKEAQAEYCDMVVGIGGGKMLDIAKAVAFYAELPLCVCPTAASMDGPCSAISVLYHEDGSFDRYLMLEKNPDLVVVDTNVVAAAPLRMTVAGMGDALATYFEARSCAAAHGTNEHGGAPGHLALVAARACYDTLIECGVAAKRDLKKGRTSPAVERLIECNILLSGVGFESGGLALAHAIANGLTILPECKAMHGEAVAFGLVVQLRLERAPELDQVLEFCQRVGLPTTLAELGLGEISDTDLRDVANAVFRNERNMANEQAKVTKQKLVQLMCEA; encoded by the coding sequence ATGGCGCTTCCCTTGGTTTATGGCGGCCCCGGCCGGTATGTTCAGGGGCCGGGCGAGCTCTCGCGTCAGGGCAGGTATTTGTCATGGTTGGGCTGCGCTGCCTATGTCTTGTTTGACCAGGGCACCGAGGATCGGCTGTGCAGGCAGATCGTCGATGGATTTCTGGATGAAAATCTAAGCGAGCCGTTCTTTAAGATTTATGACGGTCCGTGTACGGAAGAGGCCGTTGTAAAAATGGCTAAGGAAGCCCAGGCTGAGTATTGCGACATGGTGGTGGGCATTGGCGGTGGCAAGATGCTCGATATCGCAAAGGCCGTTGCGTTTTATGCCGAGCTGCCGTTGTGCGTATGCCCCACGGCGGCCTCGATGGATGGTCCGTGCAGCGCGATTTCGGTGCTGTATCACGAGGATGGGTCGTTCGACCGCTACCTGATGCTCGAGAAGAATCCAGACCTGGTCGTGGTCGATACCAACGTGGTCGCGGCTGCCCCACTGCGTATGACGGTTGCTGGTATGGGCGATGCGCTGGCAACGTATTTCGAGGCGCGTTCGTGTGCCGCGGCGCACGGCACCAACGAACACGGCGGCGCGCCGGGGCACTTGGCTCTGGTTGCGGCTCGCGCCTGCTACGACACGCTCATCGAGTGCGGTGTGGCTGCCAAGCGCGACCTCAAGAAGGGTCGTACATCACCGGCGGTTGAGCGCCTGATCGAGTGCAATATTCTGCTCTCGGGCGTCGGTTTTGAGAGCGGTGGCTTGGCGTTGGCGCACGCCATCGCCAACGGTCTGACGATTCTGCCCGAGTGCAAGGCCATGCATGGCGAGGCCGTGGCATTTGGGCTGGTGGTGCAGCTGCGCCTGGAGCGCGCGCCCGAGCTTGATCAGGTGCTCGAGTTTTGCCAGCGCGTTGGTCTGCCGACGACGCTCGCGGAGCTGGGCCTTGGCGAGATTTCCGATACCGATTTGCGGGATGTTGCAAATGCGGTCTTTAGAAACGAGCGTAACATGGCCAACGAGCAGGCCAAGGTGACCAAACAAAAGCTCGTGCAGCTCATGTGCGAGGCATAG
- a CDS encoding iron-containing alcohol dehydrogenase — MGRFTNPRDLYFGEGARHEVKNLKGKKAIIVSGGSSMRRGGFLQDVENDLKEGGFEVKLFEGVESDPSIETVMKGAEAMREFEPDWIIAIGGGSPIDAAKAMWVFYEYPEESFDNIIQPFSFPELRQKAHFCAISSTSGTATEVTAFSVITDYAKGIKYPLADFNITPDVAIVDPELTYTMPAKLCAHTGMDALTHCMEAYVSTCASMFTDANALHGIREIVEWLPKSYAGDHEARQHMHEAQCIAGIAFSSGLLGIVHSMAHKTGAAFENGHIIHGAANAMYLGKVIQWNSKDPRAAERYAYVAKEILHLPGETNEELIAALVQKIRDLNDQLNIPQSIKDYANGGVKVDAENPQMVSEEEFLAKLPEIAANAEQDACTPENPRETKAADFEKILKACYYDTDIDF, encoded by the coding sequence ATGGGACGTTTTACCAATCCTCGCGATCTGTACTTTGGTGAGGGCGCTCGCCACGAGGTGAAGAACCTCAAGGGCAAGAAGGCCATCATCGTTTCTGGCGGCAGCTCTATGCGCCGCGGCGGGTTCCTGCAGGACGTCGAGAACGACCTTAAGGAAGGCGGCTTCGAGGTCAAGCTGTTCGAGGGCGTCGAGTCCGACCCGTCCATCGAGACGGTCATGAAGGGCGCCGAGGCCATGCGCGAGTTCGAGCCCGACTGGATTATCGCCATCGGTGGCGGCTCGCCCATCGATGCCGCTAAGGCCATGTGGGTCTTCTACGAGTATCCCGAGGAGTCCTTCGATAACATCATCCAGCCGTTCAGCTTCCCCGAGCTGCGTCAGAAGGCTCATTTCTGCGCCATCTCCTCTACCTCCGGCACCGCTACCGAGGTCACCGCGTTCTCCGTCATTACCGACTACGCCAAGGGCATCAAGTACCCGCTGGCCGACTTCAACATCACCCCTGATGTCGCCATCGTCGACCCCGAGCTCACCTACACCATGCCCGCCAAGCTGTGCGCTCACACCGGCATGGATGCTCTGACCCACTGCATGGAGGCCTACGTTTCCACCTGCGCCTCTATGTTCACCGACGCCAACGCTCTGCACGGCATCCGCGAGATCGTCGAGTGGCTGCCCAAGTCCTATGCTGGCGACCATGAGGCCCGTCAGCACATGCACGAGGCTCAGTGCATCGCCGGTATCGCCTTCTCCTCGGGCCTGCTTGGCATCGTTCACTCCATGGCTCACAAGACCGGTGCTGCCTTTGAGAACGGCCACATCATCCACGGTGCTGCTAACGCCATGTACCTGGGCAAGGTCATCCAGTGGAACTCCAAGGACCCGCGTGCTGCCGAGCGTTACGCTTACGTGGCCAAGGAGATCCTGCACCTTCCCGGCGAGACCAACGAGGAGCTCATCGCCGCACTCGTCCAGAAGATTCGCGACCTCAACGACCAGCTCAACATTCCGCAGTCCATCAAGGATTACGCGAATGGTGGCGTGAAGGTCGACGCCGAGAACCCGCAGATGGTTTCCGAGGAGGAGTTCCTCGCCAAGCTGCCCGAGATCGCCGCGAACGCCGAGCAGGACGCCTGCACGCCCGAGAACCCGCGTGAGACCAAGGCTGCCGACTTCGAGAAGATCCTCAAGGCCTGCTACTACGACACCGACATCGATTTCTAA
- a CDS encoding MurT ligase domain-containing protein: MNLRSSLACTSSDIARWGLRSVLKRQGGVLPGRIAMKIDPELLSDLAGLVDRSVVITGTNGKTTTSNLIADAVAASGATVVCNRAGNNMEPGVVGALLEARSGLKRAGGGKRVGVFECDELYTVRVLPKLKPTYFVLLNLFRDQLDRYGEIDHTQEVIAHALELSPATTLIYNADDPLCAAIAARVPNANIAFGIDGATDTESDRISDSRFCSQCNAPLEYDYVQYGQLGAYHCPSCGWARPALVRRVTGVELGCDGYDFDLVFGSAPDAAAAHIATRYNGLYMVYNVAAAFFAAHELGVDTAHLQPTLDAYVPAGGRMGRWDIAGRTVEANLAKNPVGFDRQIQSIKTAGGRLCAFFLNDNDADGHDVSWIYDVDFERIADTPGLVAFAGGTRAHDMQVRLKYAGIDAAIISDVAQAIGAVADEAAGDTFYAVANYTAFPPLVKELDGLKGADAATVAARAATCADGSAVPVGIAPVELSRPLRIVYLYPDALNLYGDGGNVIALERRCAWRGIPVRVDEVRMGESLDLTDADIVMMGGGSDRDQLAVAHELLAQKDKVASYVEDGGSLLAICGSYQLLGRSYYMGEDRIEGLGVIAAETVRGSDRLIGNVAVKTDLAPEPFVGFENHGGRTLLDADATPLGTSVVTGTGNNGDDGFEGLIYKGVIGTYLHGPALPKNPELADWLIAHALERRGDAQAAALLPLKPLDDTYEHAAHDAAMKLLP, translated from the coding sequence ATGAACCTCCGCTCATCTCTCGCCTGTACCTCGAGCGATATCGCTCGCTGGGGACTGCGCTCTGTCCTAAAACGCCAGGGCGGCGTACTCCCCGGCCGCATCGCCATGAAGATCGACCCCGAGCTGCTAAGCGACCTCGCCGGCCTTGTCGACCGCAGCGTGGTGATTACGGGTACTAATGGCAAGACCACCACCTCCAACCTCATCGCCGACGCCGTTGCCGCCAGCGGCGCCACCGTGGTATGCAACCGCGCCGGCAACAACATGGAGCCGGGCGTGGTGGGTGCACTGCTCGAGGCGCGCAGCGGCCTCAAGCGAGCCGGCGGCGGCAAGCGCGTGGGCGTTTTTGAATGCGATGAGCTCTACACCGTGCGCGTCCTGCCCAAGCTCAAGCCGACGTACTTCGTGCTGCTCAACCTGTTCCGCGACCAGCTGGATCGCTATGGCGAGATCGATCACACCCAGGAGGTCATCGCCCATGCGTTGGAGCTCTCTCCGGCAACAACGCTCATCTACAACGCAGACGACCCGCTGTGTGCCGCGATCGCCGCACGCGTTCCCAATGCAAACATCGCCTTTGGCATCGACGGCGCCACCGACACCGAGTCTGACCGCATTAGCGACTCTCGCTTTTGCTCGCAGTGCAACGCCCCGTTGGAGTACGACTATGTGCAGTATGGTCAACTCGGCGCCTACCATTGCCCCTCGTGCGGTTGGGCACGCCCCGCACTGGTCCGCCGCGTGACGGGCGTGGAGCTCGGCTGCGACGGCTACGACTTTGACCTGGTCTTTGGATCTGCGCCCGACGCGGCTGCCGCACACATCGCCACACGCTACAACGGCCTGTACATGGTCTACAACGTTGCCGCCGCCTTCTTTGCCGCGCACGAGTTGGGCGTGGATACGGCGCACCTGCAGCCCACGCTCGATGCCTACGTCCCCGCCGGCGGACGCATGGGCCGCTGGGATATCGCCGGCCGCACCGTCGAGGCCAACCTGGCTAAGAATCCCGTGGGCTTCGATCGCCAGATCCAGTCCATTAAGACGGCGGGCGGCAGGCTCTGTGCTTTCTTCCTCAACGACAACGACGCCGACGGCCACGATGTCTCGTGGATCTACGACGTCGACTTCGAGCGCATCGCCGACACACCGGGTCTTGTCGCCTTTGCCGGAGGCACGCGTGCGCACGACATGCAGGTACGCCTCAAGTACGCCGGCATCGATGCCGCGATTATCTCGGACGTCGCGCAGGCAATTGGCGCCGTTGCGGATGAAGCCGCAGGCGACACTTTCTATGCCGTCGCCAACTACACGGCCTTCCCGCCGCTGGTCAAAGAACTCGATGGGCTGAAGGGTGCCGATGCAGCCACGGTTGCTGCCCGCGCTGCAACGTGTGCCGATGGCAGTGCCGTCCCCGTCGGCATCGCGCCAGTCGAGCTTTCGCGCCCGCTGCGCATCGTCTACCTGTACCCCGATGCCCTCAACCTCTACGGCGACGGCGGCAACGTTATCGCCCTCGAGCGTCGCTGCGCCTGGCGCGGCATCCCCGTTCGCGTGGACGAGGTCCGTATGGGCGAGTCACTCGATCTCACCGATGCCGATATCGTCATGATGGGTGGCGGCTCCGACCGCGACCAGCTAGCCGTGGCACACGAGCTGCTCGCCCAAAAAGACAAGGTCGCATCCTATGTTGAGGATGGCGGCTCGCTGCTCGCCATCTGTGGCAGCTATCAGCTGCTCGGCCGTTCGTACTATATGGGCGAGGATCGCATTGAGGGTCTGGGGGTCATTGCCGCCGAAACCGTACGCGGCTCCGACCGCCTGATCGGCAACGTAGCCGTCAAAACCGACCTGGCACCTGAGCCCTTTGTGGGATTCGAGAACCATGGCGGCCGCACGCTTTTGGACGCCGATGCCACGCCGCTCGGAACGTCCGTCGTCACGGGCACCGGCAACAACGGCGACGATGGCTTTGAGGGCCTGATCTACAAGGGCGTCATCGGCACGTACCTGCATGGCCCGGCGCTGCCCAAGAACCCCGAGCTCGCCGACTGGTTGATCGCCCATGCCCTCGAGCGCCGTGGCGATGCACAGGCCGCCGCCCTGCTGCCGCTCAAGCCCCTCGACGACACCTACGAGCACGCCGCCCACGACGCCGCCATGAAGCTCCTCCCCTAG
- a CDS encoding glycerol dehydrogenase, which translates to MAAIFNSPSKYIQGPDELAKLGSYVEPLGAKALVIVTPSGKKRVGAKIEGGFAEAKAELLFEDFNGECSKGEVDRLVALARDNGCDIIVGVGGGKILDTAKAVAYYLESPVIICPTIASTDAPCSALSVLYTDDGQFDKYLFLKANPNIVLMDTTVIAASPVRLTVSGMGDALATYFEAQATHDADGGTCAGGKGGMAGLALAKLCYETLMADGVKAKVALGKGALTPAVEHIIEANTLLSGIGFESSGLAAAHAIHNGLTMLPECHGMYHGEKVAFGTIVQLVLEDAPTEKLEEVLGFCIELGLPVTMKELGVAEVTREKAMIVAEAACAPEDTMCNMPFEVTPEMVANAILGADALGHYYLMDE; encoded by the coding sequence TTGGCTGCAATTTTCAATAGCCCCAGCAAGTACATCCAGGGTCCGGACGAGCTCGCCAAGCTCGGCTCTTACGTTGAGCCGCTCGGCGCTAAGGCCCTCGTCATCGTGACGCCTTCGGGCAAGAAGCGCGTCGGTGCCAAGATCGAGGGCGGTTTTGCTGAGGCTAAGGCCGAGCTGCTGTTTGAGGACTTTAACGGCGAGTGCTCCAAGGGCGAGGTCGATCGCCTGGTTGCGCTCGCTCGCGACAACGGTTGCGACATCATCGTCGGCGTCGGTGGCGGCAAGATCCTCGACACCGCGAAGGCCGTCGCCTATTACCTGGAGTCCCCGGTTATCATTTGTCCCACCATTGCTTCGACCGATGCCCCGTGCTCGGCACTTTCGGTGCTCTACACCGACGACGGCCAGTTCGACAAGTACCTCTTCCTTAAGGCAAATCCCAATATCGTCCTTATGGATACGACGGTTATCGCGGCGAGCCCGGTGCGCCTGACGGTTTCCGGTATGGGCGATGCGCTCGCAACCTATTTCGAGGCCCAGGCGACGCATGATGCCGACGGCGGCACCTGCGCCGGCGGCAAGGGCGGTATGGCTGGTCTGGCGCTCGCCAAGCTCTGCTATGAGACGCTCATGGCCGATGGCGTTAAGGCCAAGGTTGCGTTGGGGAAGGGTGCGCTCACGCCTGCCGTCGAGCACATCATTGAGGCCAACACGCTGCTTTCGGGCATTGGCTTTGAGAGCTCAGGCCTTGCTGCTGCTCATGCCATCCACAACGGTTTGACGATGCTGCCCGAGTGCCATGGCATGTATCACGGCGAGAAGGTCGCCTTCGGCACCATCGTCCAGCTGGTACTCGAGGATGCCCCGACCGAGAAGCTCGAGGAAGTCTTGGGCTTCTGCATTGAGCTGGGCCTGCCGGTCACGATGAAGGAACTTGGCGTTGCCGAGGTTACGCGTGAGAAGGCTATGATTGTTGCCGAGGCCGCGTGCGCGCCCGAGGACACCATGTGCAACATGCCGTTTGAGGTGACGCCTGAGATGGTCGCCAACGCCATCCTGGGTGCCGACGCGCTGGGTCACTACTACCTTATGGATGAGTAA
- a CDS encoding helix-turn-helix transcriptional regulator, producing MGAGAEVLDEFHTRAMRAVEWGREVDGYRAAFPDDAIKWLMSHGLDMQSRPKFADDSDAIRRICERYGLKQAAVAGACGVGPSTVSAWAKEPHKAKPRHVREIIDLAERLGRGGESAQTFNEFVAGLLDVPSRVSGELTANEDRAEDIAGIADACWYLTDTQLSALTEVVRSMLLANGEDTDVLFSRGDEIDSVWSLIRGH from the coding sequence ATGGGGGCAGGTGCCGAGGTGCTGGACGAGTTCCACACTAGGGCTATGCGTGCGGTCGAATGGGGGCGTGAGGTGGACGGGTACCGCGCGGCGTTCCCAGATGATGCGATCAAGTGGCTCATGTCGCATGGCCTCGATATGCAGAGCCGCCCCAAGTTCGCTGACGATTCGGACGCCATTAGGCGCATATGCGAGAGATATGGCCTAAAGCAGGCGGCTGTGGCGGGGGCGTGCGGCGTAGGGCCGTCCACCGTCTCAGCATGGGCCAAGGAGCCGCACAAGGCTAAGCCCCGACACGTGCGCGAGATAATCGACCTCGCGGAGCGGTTGGGGCGTGGTGGCGAAAGCGCTCAGACGTTCAACGAGTTTGTAGCTGGGTTGCTCGATGTGCCCAGCAGGGTAAGCGGGGAGCTTACCGCCAACGAGGACAGGGCCGAGGATATAGCAGGAATAGCCGACGCGTGTTGGTATCTCACCGATACCCAGCTATCAGCCCTAACCGAGGTGGTGCGCTCAATGTTGTTGGCAAACGGTGAAGATACTGATGTTTTGTTCTCACGAGGTGATGAAATCGATTCAGTTTGGAGCCTAATCCGAGGGCACTAA